CTCGACACGCATGCCTGGGATGGCTGCACTTCCAAAGAGCTTTCACCGCGATCCGGCTGATCGGCTCATTGTCGCGACATGCCGCGTCATGCAGCTTCCGATCCTCACGCACGATAGGCTGATCCTGCGCTCGCGGTTGGTAAAGCGCTGGCGCCCCACTTAATCAGTCAACGCAGACGCCGGCAGCAAACCGCCGAGAGGCAACGTTCCGTCTCTCTTTCCCGTTACCCCCGTCGCTCGGGCCGCCACCTCAGACCCGTCAAGAGGATGCGCTGCAGTAGCGTCTCGTACGAGATGCCCGCCGCTTCCGCGGAATCCGCGAAATCTTCCCCATAGGCGATCTGCGGGTTGGCATTGGCTTCGAGCACGTAGATGCGCCCGTCGGGATCGAGTCGGAGATCGATCCGCGCGTAGCCGCTGAGGTCGAGTACCCGGTAAACACGTTTGCACAGGGTCCGAATCCGCTCAACGAGCGGCTCGGGCAGATCGCGGGCCGGCCCACTCCTGATGCCGTACTTCTCTTGATACGTCGTGCTCCACTTCACGCGCGCCGTGGCGATGCGCCACGACTGGCCCGGCATCTTCTCGAAGTCCAGCTCCCAGATCGGGAAGACCTGCACCTTTCGATCGCCGAGCAGGCCCACGTACAGCTCTCGACCGTTGATGTAGCGCTCGACGATGGCGTCGGTCCCAACGCTCTGGTGCACGAACCGCACGCGCTCTCGCAGCTTGTCATCGTCTTCGACGACCGACGCTTGCGAGATGCCAATCGAGGCCTCCTGTGTGAGCGATTTCACGATGAGCGGGAAGCGAAGACGCTTGGGCCGCTGAATGGGACGGCCGACGCGCACGACGGTGAACTCCGGTATCGGCACCCGGTGGAAGGCCAGCAGCGTCTTGGACAACGCCTTGTCGCGCGAGAGCATCAAGCCACGCGGATTGCACCCCGTGTATGGCACTCGCAGCAGCTCCAGATAGCTGACCACGTTTTGGTCGAAGACGCCCACTTCGTGGAAGTTCTCCATGAGGTTGAAGACGATGTGCGGCTTGAACTCGCTGACGGCGTTCTTGACGACGCCGAGATCGTCTCTGACGCCCACCGCGATCACGTCGTGACCCATCGACTCCAACGTGTTCTTCACGTCGAACTCCGTCTTCCAGTCGACGTCGACGTGATACTTGGCCGCGTCGGCCGGGGGCACCAAGTAGTGGTGCATCAGGCAGAGCACGCGGAGCTTTCTCATAGCGCTACCCGGTGTCTGCCACTGTGGAGGTAGTTCATGGTTTGAACGGTAAGCATGACCGTGAACTCGAGCTTGACCTGATCTTCTGGACGATCCAACCGGAGCTTGAGCTCGCGGCACCGGACGATCATGTCCTCGATCACCTGGTTGATCGTGTACTGATACTCGCCCGTCCAGCGTGCCACGCGCCGGAGCACGTCCTTCCGCATGCGCGACAGGAAGCGGGCGGCGCTCATCGTGCCACTATTCTCTGAGAACAGGCGCCGCAAATCACGGTCGTAGAAGTCCGGGTACTCCAGGCCGTAGTGCGCGCTCTTTCGCGCGTAGTGCTGGCGCAACGTTCTCTTGAGGCGTGCCAGCGGATATACGCGTCGACGCGAGACCCTCGCCGGTTGCTCGCCCGCGAGTTGTTTCATCAGCTCGTCCATGTACTCCAGCTTCCGCAGCGCAGGCCAGCCACCATAACGCGT
The genomic region above belongs to Luteitalea sp. and contains:
- a CDS encoding PIN domain nuclease, encoding MPGMAALPKSFHRDPADRLIVATCRVMQLPILTHDRLILRSRLVKRWRPT
- a CDS encoding ATP-grasp domain-containing protein, which translates into the protein MRKLRVLCLMHHYLVPPADAAKYHVDVDWKTEFDVKNTLESMGHDVIAVGVRDDLGVVKNAVSEFKPHIVFNLMENFHEVGVFDQNVVSYLELLRVPYTGCNPRGLMLSRDKALSKTLLAFHRVPIPEFTVVRVGRPIQRPKRLRFPLIVKSLTQEASIGISQASVVEDDDKLRERVRFVHQSVGTDAIVERYINGRELYVGLLGDRKVQVFPIWELDFEKMPGQSWRIATARVKWSTTYQEKYGIRSGPARDLPEPLVERIRTLCKRVYRVLDLSGYARIDLRLDPDGRIYVLEANANPQIAYGEDFADSAEAAGISYETLLQRILLTGLRWRPERRG